The Atribacteraceae bacterium nucleotide sequence TCAGTTCACCGTTACGCATCACCCCAACCCGGTCGCACACCGCCATCAGCTCGGGATTGTCCGATGAAATCATCACGATACTTTTCCCCTGTCCGGCCAATTGTTCGATCATCCGGTAGATTTCCACCTTGGCTCCCACGTCCACCCCCACCGTCGGCTCATCAATGATCAAGACCTCTGAATCGGCCAGCAGCCACTTGGCAATAACCACCTTTTGCTGGTTCCCACCACTGAGATTGACGACCAACTGATCGATGGAAGGGGTCTTAATATTCATCTGCTTGGATAAGGCATCGACCTCACGGCGTTCCCAGGGGAGAGTCAGGAGAAACTGATGTACCTTGGCCAGCGAAACCAGGCTGACGTTTTCCACGATCGGGCGGCTTAACAATAATCCGTCACCTTTACGGTCTTCGGTAAGATACCCAATACCCTTCCTAATGGCATCAGAGGGATTCTGGAGGGTAATCTCCTTCTCGTGAAAGAAAAGCCGGCCGGCATCCTTCTGGTCTATTCCGAAAAGCAAACGGGCCAACTCGGTTCGCCCGGAACCGACCAAACCGGCCAGTCCAAAGATCTCGCCCTTCCTGACCTGGAAGGACACATTTCGGACCCGTTCCTGCCGGCAATAGTTTTCTACCCTCAACACCTCGATTCCCTTGACTGGAGCTGAGCTTTTGTCCCGTTTGTAGAGTGACGTCTGGGAACTTCCGATCATATTCCTCACCACATCGCGCATCGTCACCTCTTTGACCAGTTGGGTGGCAACCTTCTTCCCATCCTTGAGTACAGTAACCCGGTCACACACTTCGAATATTTCGTAGAGGTTATGAGAGATATAGATGATACTCAATCCTTTGGCTTTATGCCGTTCGATCACCTGGAAAAGTATATTTTTTCCCTGCTCGTCAAGCGAAGCGGTCGGTTCGTCCAGGATCAACAGTTTCAAAGAACGGGAAAACGCCCGGGCGATGCTGACCAATTTTTGCTCCACGAAGGAGAGTTGAGCCACCCGCTTTTCGGGAGGGATTTTCATGCCCAACGACTGCAGCAGCTGTTGCGTACAGCTGATACATTCTCCATACTGCACGAATCCTCCCTTTCTGGTCGGCAGGTCGTACAGAAACATGTTTTCGGCCACCGAAAGCTCCTCCACCAGCAAGTTTTCCTGGTGAACCGTCTGGATTCCCAAATCGATTGACTGCCAGGGATCAAATGAGGAATAGGTGGATCCTTCGTAAACAATCGCCCCACTATCCGGCCGGATCGACCCGGCGATGATCTCGATCAGAGTCGATTTCCCGGCTCCGTTTTGGCCGACCAAGGCGTGAACTTCTCCATAACGAAGATCGAAATCCACCGAATCGAGTGCCCGAACCCCAGGGTAATTCTTGCACAATGCAACGGTGGTGAGGATATTCCCATCATGTGCCATCTGTACCATACCTCCTCTCTCAACCCTCACCCCACCCTCTCCTGGCCTTGAGGGAGGAGAATTGTGATTCCCGGTCTCTCGCTTGGCCGAGGGGGTAGTTCTTCTACCAAAACAACCATCGTTCATCGCCAAACCCATGTGAAGGTGGGAAAAATCCGCCTTCACATGGGTTTGGCACCATCTAACTACGCAGCTCTGGCTTATACTCACCGCTCCTCACAAATTCTTCAACCACCGGGAACCAGCTGGCATCTAGGTACCAGGGAATCAAAATTTCTTCCCAGTTGTCCCGGGTACACCATGCGATCGGAGAGTAGCTCTTTTCCTGGTATGGCTCACCTTTCATGTAATTGATCAAATTCTGGGCGCAAATCATGCCGTGCAGACCGGGGGAAAGGCTCAGGACAAAGTCGAGGTAACCTCTCCTGAGATTTTCGATGTCCATCGGTCCGCCATTGACCGAGACAACGGCCACTTCATCGAGGTCCACGTTTTCTTCCCGCAGTCCCTGGATGATGCCTTCGGTTATTTCCTGGGAAGCTCCGATGGCGACATTGAATTCAAGCCCTGCCTGGACCAGTGTCTTCATAATATCCAGCGAAGGTGCCGTCGCATAATCCCCATATTGCACGTCTGTGGCCAGGGCGATTCCTTCCAGTT carries:
- a CDS encoding sugar ABC transporter ATP-binding protein; the encoded protein is MAHDGNILTTVALCKNYPGVRALDSVDFDLRYGEVHALVGQNGAGKSTLIEIIAGSIRPDSGAIVYEGSTYSSFDPWQSIDLGIQTVHQENLLVEELSVAENMFLYDLPTRKGGFVQYGECISCTQQLLQSLGMKIPPEKRVAQLSFVEQKLVSIARAFSRSLKLLILDEPTASLDEQGKNILFQVIERHKAKGLSIIYISHNLYEIFEVCDRVTVLKDGKKVATQLVKEVTMRDVVRNMIGSSQTSLYKRDKSSAPVKGIEVLRVENYCRQERVRNVSFQVRKGEIFGLAGLVGSGRTELARLLFGIDQKDAGRLFFHEKEITLQNPSDAIRKGIGYLTEDRKGDGLLLSRPIVENVSLVSLAKVHQFLLTLPWERREVDALSKQMNIKTPSIDQLVVNLSGGNQQKVVIAKWLLADSEVLIIDEPTVGVDVGAKVEIYRMIEQLAGQGKSIVMISSDNPELMAVCDRVGVMRNGELIVILEGDEMTEENILHYAMGVYEEMEVPG